The following are from one region of the Hyla sarda isolate aHylSar1 chromosome 6, aHylSar1.hap1, whole genome shotgun sequence genome:
- the LOC130277508 gene encoding piggyBac transposable element-derived protein 4-like, translating into MSRRRMYSTEEAYAFLASSSGSDSGEELLYLPSSSSSSTDSDEEPPRHRPRPGPSTSPSTNIEPGPSAISEWAPASNFIPNLPEFVATAGIRVDTVGLKEADFFQLFFSEELINLIVEETNRYAEQFIAANPQAYHARPYQWTPTNALELKKFFALLFNMGIVKKPTIRSYWSNDMLYHTPLYRSVMPRNRFEALLKFLHYANNENCPPPSDPNFDRIYKIRPLVNYLNQKFSEVYTPEKEIAVDESLVHFKGRLHFRQYLPNKRARYGVKLYKLCESTTGYTHKFRVYEGKDSKIEPPECPPVLKTTGKIVWDLVHPLLDQGYNIYLDNFYTSVPLLQCLFAKGTVACGTIRRNQRDLPKIFVRQKLKKGESKAVCKDNMMLVKYQDKRDVLVLTTLHPDRSTPVQVRGTTESAPKPVCIQDYNKFMGGVDLSDQALQPYTALRKTKTWYKKLALHLFQITMYNSFVVYKRAGNTCTYLQFQKNVIKDFLFGDPEGEESRATGSENRIVPGQHFPAVVPRRESGSRQQKRCRVCSKRGIRKCTIYHCETCPHKPGLCIEDCFKIYHTTYDI; encoded by the coding sequence ATGTCAAGGCGTCGCATGTACAGcactgaggaggcatatgccttcttgGCATCTTCCTCTGGTTCAGATAGTGGTGAAGAGTTGTTATATttgccctcttcttcttcctcttccactGATTCTGACGAGGAACCTCCCCGCCACCGCCCTAGGCCAGGTCCTAGTACCAGTCCTAGTACCAATATTGAGCCAGGTCCTAGTGCCATCTCTGAGTGGGCTCCAGCTTCAAACTTTATACCCAATTTGCCTGAGTTTGTGGCCACTGCAGGCATTCGTGTTGACACCGTGGGGTTGAAAGAAGCTGATTTTTTTCAGCTCTTCTTTTCAGAAGAGCTGATTAATTTGATAGTGGAGGAAACCAACCGGTATGCTGAGCAATTCATTGCGGCCAATCCACAGGCATATCATGCTAGGCCTTATCAATGGACGCCAACCAATGCACTAGAgctcaaaaaattttttgcccttttgtttaACATGGGCATAGTTAAAAAGCCCACAATTCGCTCCTATTGGAgtaatgatatgctttaccataCTCCACTGTACCGGTCGGTCATGCCAAGGAATCGGTTTGAAGCCCTCCTCAAATTTCTACATTATGCTAATAATGAAAATTGTCCACCTCCCAGTGATCCAAATTTTGATCGCATATATAAAATTCGGCCCCTTGTTAATTATTTAAATCAAAAATTTTCTGAAGTTTACACCCCAGAAAAAGAGATTGCAGTGGACGAATCTCTTGTGCACTTCAAAGGAAGGTTGCACTTTAGGCAATACCTGCCTAACAAACGGGCCAGGTATGGGGTAAAACTTTATAAGTTGTGCGAGAGCACAACCGGCTATACGCACAAATTCAGAGTCTATGAGGGGAAAGACTCTAAAATAGAGCCCCCAGAGTGTCCCCCCGTACTAAAAACAACGGGAAAAATAGTATGGGATCTAGTTCACCCCCTGCTAGATCAAGGGTATAACATCTACCTTGATAATTTTTACACTAGCGTCCCATTACTACAATGCCTGTTTGCCAAGGGGACTGTGGCCTGTGGTACCATCAGGCGAAATCAAAGGGATCTGCCTAAAATTTTTGTACGGCAAAAGTTGAAGAAGGGGGAAAGCAAGGCTGTGTGCAAGGACAACATGATGCTTGTGAAGTACCAGGACAAGCGTGATGTTCTTGTACTAACCACCTTACACCCAGACAGATCCACCCCTGTCCAAGTCCGTGGTACCACAGAGAGTGCCCCTAAACCGGTGTGTATCCAGGACTATaataagttcatgggaggggtggaTCTGTCAGATCAGGCCTTGCAGCCGTACACTGCCCTACGCAAAACTAAGACCTGGTATAAAAAATTGGCACTGCACCTCTTCCAAATTACCATGTACAATTCATTTGTGGTGTACAAACGTGCAGGAAATACATGCACATACCTGCAATTCCAGAAAAATGTTATTAAGGACTTTCTGTTTGGGGATCCGGAAGGGGAGGAAAGCAGAGCCACAGGATCGGAGAACAGAATAGttccagggcaacattttcctgCGGTAGTTCCCCGTAGAGAATCGGGGAGTAGGCAACAGAAGCGGTGTCGGGTGTGCTCCAAGCGTGGCATTAGAAAATGCACTATATACCACTGTGAGACATGTCCCCACAAACCCGGTCTGTGCATTGAAGACTGTTTTAAAATCTATCACACAACATATGATATCTAA
- the LOC130277739 gene encoding uncharacterized protein LOC130277739 isoform X1: MHLIMPNCVVRGCLPTRKKRDSSVILHGFPREPEKIKLWLHQTGQYGSDIDDMVVKVYLGKVNDSYRMCSLHFTNDSYRYDGYRRTLKKTAIPTIFNSITPSTVLSSVSSNIPSVSGPSSSSSEQQIPSAPFADSQKPSSTATVHAYRVEFPVTNSKASLQPTIQQMTLVPVVPQHVFFQACGVSQNPDSIVGDKSSSPIQPTNMQIPSALSGVSQQSSKTIPSTSVILEVPVSLSSCATQSKSGISELTASSHGGQLQQKSSSSVSTNSNLPLDTQLWPEATSLSTTTSCSKITLSPASCPLMSTAAFDKTLNAQPTDIPLTVVSETNPCSTTVLPVSGNVSSVTQTPPTSALPHKPPPISVFHIPLKTPTSQMVPSNCLPPSKKRKLEPSAASSSGQIIFPKPCISQPTVNTGNLYFLSNSAPLVQTSCLIQKPLMVDKGVNTDFSTNRKSCCVGTDLMYRRRNARTQTKIYTKDRKIMCTLLVPNEETDDSSVSDVSPEDIELKDPSPSSSSDNDNEPCEDLETVNLDFVKVEIVSDSEVDAFVHSTLAVKQENDSSAGQVFPSPTYVNSNFKIPEFDMSTLMIEPTIKTEHNQFPISKPSQDFTHFVSQNPKIERISPIPHEHFSPVYKPTLSWETSAIQTDDESEDFNDNLFCINELSEDEDESFLVPSDAEDEDDIKHVFQDLDSPVENLVEEEKYIVFESCLKKLIMMIPCRSETKCMSPLTQYRKETVGSYLSVEARCSSGHTSLLWESQPRHGYEPLGNVLLSAAVLFSGSSFVKSQHMFKLINLKSIDKTTYSRNQSMYLFPTINHHWKEEQKAVIQSVQERPLCLAGDQQLDNPGFSANYSTYSLMDVASKKICSFSIEPLTPQVTLEGLEKIGFQKTMEELQTMNADVKKIVTGRSVAVQEILTDRYPRIVHQLDLWHLFRSIGDDILVAAKHKDCEILYQWVEAIRNHLWWSLCTCCKNPDLLIKKWKSVIHHVTNIHEWDGDSDCRACHHPPLPEEVVNNTNWLEKGSAAHEQLKNIVENTSLLKDLKQLSFHCHTGELEIYHKTCLKYHPKSLHFFKDSMVARTQLAALDHNRNVHTVKTLVKTASSGYALGSMTQRLEISKSQKSWIMKALYKPTCQNFIFDIMNDVIALVKEEKTFQ; encoded by the coding sequence GCATCTCATCATGCCCAATTGTGTTGTGCGTGGTTGTCTTCCCACAAGGAAGAAGCGTGATTCCTCTGTGATTCTTCATGGTTTTCCAAGAGAACCTGAAAAAATCAAGCTTTGGCTTCATCAGACAGGACAATATGGCTCAGACATTGATGACATGGTTGTAAAAGTATATCTAGGAAAAGTGAATGACTCGTATAGGATGTGTTCCTTACACTTCACAAATGACAGTTACCGCTATGATGGTTATCGGAGGACATTAAAAAAGACTGCCATACCCACTATTTTTAATTCAATAACACCATCTACAGttctatcttcagtatcttcaaaTATTCCCTCAGTGTCTGGGCCATCAAGTTCTTCTAGTGAACAACAAATTCCCTCTGCTCCATTTGCCGACAGCCAGAAGCCATCTAGCACTGCTACAGTTCATGCATATCGGGTTGAGTTTCCAGTTACTAATTCAAAGGCCTCCTTACAACCCACCATTCAGCAAATGACTTTAGTTcctgtggtccctcaacatgtTTTTTTCCAAGCATGCGGAGTCAGTCAAAATCCTGATTCCATAGTTGGTGACAAATCCTCATCGCCTATTCAACCAACTAATATGCAAATACCTTCTGCCTTGTCTGGAGTAAGTCAGCAGTCATCTAAAACAATACCTTCTACCTCTGTAATTTTAGAAGTACCAGTGTCCTTATCATCATGTGCTACACAGAGTAAATCTGGAATTTCAGAACTTACAGCCTCATCCCATGGTGGTCAGCTGCAGCAAAAATCTTCATCTTCTGTTAGTACGAATTCCAACTTACCTTTGGATACCCAGCTCTGGCCAGAAGCTACATCTTTAAGCACCACGACTTCCTGTTCAAAAATAACCTTATCTCCAGCATCATGTCCACTAATGTCTACAGCTGCATTTGACAAAACTCTGAATGCTCAACCAACTGATATTCCTTTGACTGTTGTTAGTGAAACAAATCCATGCTCCACGACAGTTCTTCCAGTGTCTGGAAATGTGTCTTCTGTGACACAGACGCCACCAACATCTGCTTTGCCACACAAACCACCACCTATATCTGTTTTTCATATTCCACTTAAAACACCTACTTCACAAATGGTACCTTCTAACTGTCTGCCACcatcaaagaaaagaaaattggAACCCAGTGCTGCATCCTCTTCTGGTCAAATCATTTTCCCTAAGCCTTGCATAAGCCAACCAACTGTTAATACAggtaatctttattttttatcaaacAGTGCGCCATTGGTTCAGACATCTTGTTTGATTCAGAAGCCTTTAATGGTTGACAAAGGTGTCAATACTGACTTCTCAACAAATagaaaaagttgctgtgttggcACTGACTTAATGTATAGGAGAAGAAATGCACGCACACAGACTAAGATATATACTAAAGATCGTAAAATTATGTGCACTTTATTAGTTCCAAACGAAGAAACTGATGATTCATCAGTATCTGATGTCAGCCCGGAAGACATAGAACTTAAGGACCCGAGTCCTTCCAGCTCAAGTGATAATGACAATGAGCCGTGTGAAGATTTAGAAACTGTCAATTTAGATTTTGTTAAAGTTGAAATTGTATCGGATTCTGAAGTTGATGCATTTGTACATAGTACTTTAGCTGTAAAACAAGAAAATGATTCATCTGCAGGACAGGTGTTTCCATCCCCAACTTATGTTAATAGTAACTTTAAAATCCCAGAGTTTGACATGAGTACACTGATGATAGAACCTACTATCAAAACAGAGCACAATCAGTTTCCAATTTCTAAGCCTTCACAAGATTTCACTCACTTTGTATCACAAAATCCCAAAATTGAAAGGATTTCGCCCATTCCACATGAACATTTTTCTCCAGTTTACAAACCTACATTGTCATGGGAAACATCTGCCATACAGACTGATGATGAATCAGAGGACTTCAATGATAACTTATTCTGTATCAATGAATTAAGTGAGGATGAGGATGAATCCTTTTTAGTTCCAAGTGATGCAGAAGATGAAGATGACATAAAACATGTCTTCCAGGACTTGGATTCACCAGTGGAGAATCTTGTTGAAGAAGAAAAGTATATTGTGTTTGAATCCTGTCTTAAGAAACTGATAATGATGATACCGTGTAGATCCGAAACAAAATGTATGTCACCACTCACTCAATACAGAAAGGAAACTGTTGGATCATATTTGTCAGTAGAAGCTCGTTGCAGTTCTGGTCATACAAGTTTACTGTGGGAAAGCCAGCCAAGACATGGATATGAACCCTTGGGAAATGTTCTGTTATCTGCTGCAGTGCTATTTAGTGGTTCCAGTTTTGTAAAATCCCAACATATGTTTAAATTGATCAATTTGAAATCTATAGACAAAACTACTTATTCTAGAAATCAGTCTATGTACCTGTTTCCAACCATCAATCATCACTGGAAGGAGGAACAAAAAGCAGTCATACAAAGTGTCCAGGAAAGGCCGCTTTGCTTGGCAGGAGATCAACAACTAGACAATCCTGGATTTTCTGCCAATTATTCTACATATTCCTTGATGGACGTGGCCAGCAAAAAAATTTGTTCCTTTTCAATAGAGCCATTGACTCCACAAGTGACATTGGAAGGCCTAGAAAAAATAGGATTCCAAAAGACTATGGAGGAACTCCAAACTATGAATGCTGATGTGAAGAAGATTGTTACTGGCAGGAGTGTTGCTGTACAAGAAATTCTGACAGACCGTTATCCACGTATTGTACATCAACTAGATCTATGGCACCTATTTAGATCAATTGGTGATGACATTTTAGTGGCAGCTAAACATAAAGACTGTGAAATCTTATATCAATGGGTGGAGGCCATCAGAAACCATCTTTGGTGGAGCTTGTGCACATGTTGTAAAAACCCTGATTTGTTAATCAAAAAATGGAAATCAGTTATTCATCATGTTACCAATATTCATGAATGGGATGGTGATAGTGATTGTAGAGCATGTCATCATCCACCGCTCCCAGAAGAAGTGGTGAACAATACAAACTGGTTAGAAAAAGGTTCAGCCGCCCATGAACAGCTCAAAAATATTGTAGAAAATACCAGTTTATTAAAGGACTTAAAACAACTGTCCTTCCATTGTCACACGGGAGAGTTAGAGATTTACCATAAAACATGCCTTAAATATCATCCAAAATCATTACATTTCTTCAAGGACTCTATGGTAGCACGTACACAACTTGCAGCCCTTGACCATAACAGAAACGTCCATACAGTTAAGACTTTGGTGAAAACTGCTTCAAGTGGATATGCGTTAGGTAGTATGACACAGAGATTAGAGATCTCCAAAAGTCAAAAGTCGTGGATTATGAAAGCGCTGTATAAACCAACGtgccaaaattttatttttgacaTTATGAATGATGTCATAGCACTTgtaaaagaggaaaaaacattTCAGTGA
- the LOC130277739 gene encoding uncharacterized protein LOC130277739 isoform X2 — MPNCVVRGCLPTRKKRDSSVILHGFPREPEKIKLWLHQTGQYGSDIDDMVVKVYLGKVNDSYRMCSLHFTNDSYRYDGYRRTLKKTAIPTIFNSITPSTVLSSVSSNIPSVSGPSSSSSEQQIPSAPFADSQKPSSTATVHAYRVEFPVTNSKASLQPTIQQMTLVPVVPQHVFFQACGVSQNPDSIVGDKSSSPIQPTNMQIPSALSGVSQQSSKTIPSTSVILEVPVSLSSCATQSKSGISELTASSHGGQLQQKSSSSVSTNSNLPLDTQLWPEATSLSTTTSCSKITLSPASCPLMSTAAFDKTLNAQPTDIPLTVVSETNPCSTTVLPVSGNVSSVTQTPPTSALPHKPPPISVFHIPLKTPTSQMVPSNCLPPSKKRKLEPSAASSSGQIIFPKPCISQPTVNTGNLYFLSNSAPLVQTSCLIQKPLMVDKGVNTDFSTNRKSCCVGTDLMYRRRNARTQTKIYTKDRKIMCTLLVPNEETDDSSVSDVSPEDIELKDPSPSSSSDNDNEPCEDLETVNLDFVKVEIVSDSEVDAFVHSTLAVKQENDSSAGQVFPSPTYVNSNFKIPEFDMSTLMIEPTIKTEHNQFPISKPSQDFTHFVSQNPKIERISPIPHEHFSPVYKPTLSWETSAIQTDDESEDFNDNLFCINELSEDEDESFLVPSDAEDEDDIKHVFQDLDSPVENLVEEEKYIVFESCLKKLIMMIPCRSETKCMSPLTQYRKETVGSYLSVEARCSSGHTSLLWESQPRHGYEPLGNVLLSAAVLFSGSSFVKSQHMFKLINLKSIDKTTYSRNQSMYLFPTINHHWKEEQKAVIQSVQERPLCLAGDQQLDNPGFSANYSTYSLMDVASKKICSFSIEPLTPQVTLEGLEKIGFQKTMEELQTMNADVKKIVTGRSVAVQEILTDRYPRIVHQLDLWHLFRSIGDDILVAAKHKDCEILYQWVEAIRNHLWWSLCTCCKNPDLLIKKWKSVIHHVTNIHEWDGDSDCRACHHPPLPEEVVNNTNWLEKGSAAHEQLKNIVENTSLLKDLKQLSFHCHTGELEIYHKTCLKYHPKSLHFFKDSMVARTQLAALDHNRNVHTVKTLVKTASSGYALGSMTQRLEISKSQKSWIMKALYKPTCQNFIFDIMNDVIALVKEEKTFQ, encoded by the coding sequence ATGCCCAATTGTGTTGTGCGTGGTTGTCTTCCCACAAGGAAGAAGCGTGATTCCTCTGTGATTCTTCATGGTTTTCCAAGAGAACCTGAAAAAATCAAGCTTTGGCTTCATCAGACAGGACAATATGGCTCAGACATTGATGACATGGTTGTAAAAGTATATCTAGGAAAAGTGAATGACTCGTATAGGATGTGTTCCTTACACTTCACAAATGACAGTTACCGCTATGATGGTTATCGGAGGACATTAAAAAAGACTGCCATACCCACTATTTTTAATTCAATAACACCATCTACAGttctatcttcagtatcttcaaaTATTCCCTCAGTGTCTGGGCCATCAAGTTCTTCTAGTGAACAACAAATTCCCTCTGCTCCATTTGCCGACAGCCAGAAGCCATCTAGCACTGCTACAGTTCATGCATATCGGGTTGAGTTTCCAGTTACTAATTCAAAGGCCTCCTTACAACCCACCATTCAGCAAATGACTTTAGTTcctgtggtccctcaacatgtTTTTTTCCAAGCATGCGGAGTCAGTCAAAATCCTGATTCCATAGTTGGTGACAAATCCTCATCGCCTATTCAACCAACTAATATGCAAATACCTTCTGCCTTGTCTGGAGTAAGTCAGCAGTCATCTAAAACAATACCTTCTACCTCTGTAATTTTAGAAGTACCAGTGTCCTTATCATCATGTGCTACACAGAGTAAATCTGGAATTTCAGAACTTACAGCCTCATCCCATGGTGGTCAGCTGCAGCAAAAATCTTCATCTTCTGTTAGTACGAATTCCAACTTACCTTTGGATACCCAGCTCTGGCCAGAAGCTACATCTTTAAGCACCACGACTTCCTGTTCAAAAATAACCTTATCTCCAGCATCATGTCCACTAATGTCTACAGCTGCATTTGACAAAACTCTGAATGCTCAACCAACTGATATTCCTTTGACTGTTGTTAGTGAAACAAATCCATGCTCCACGACAGTTCTTCCAGTGTCTGGAAATGTGTCTTCTGTGACACAGACGCCACCAACATCTGCTTTGCCACACAAACCACCACCTATATCTGTTTTTCATATTCCACTTAAAACACCTACTTCACAAATGGTACCTTCTAACTGTCTGCCACcatcaaagaaaagaaaattggAACCCAGTGCTGCATCCTCTTCTGGTCAAATCATTTTCCCTAAGCCTTGCATAAGCCAACCAACTGTTAATACAggtaatctttattttttatcaaacAGTGCGCCATTGGTTCAGACATCTTGTTTGATTCAGAAGCCTTTAATGGTTGACAAAGGTGTCAATACTGACTTCTCAACAAATagaaaaagttgctgtgttggcACTGACTTAATGTATAGGAGAAGAAATGCACGCACACAGACTAAGATATATACTAAAGATCGTAAAATTATGTGCACTTTATTAGTTCCAAACGAAGAAACTGATGATTCATCAGTATCTGATGTCAGCCCGGAAGACATAGAACTTAAGGACCCGAGTCCTTCCAGCTCAAGTGATAATGACAATGAGCCGTGTGAAGATTTAGAAACTGTCAATTTAGATTTTGTTAAAGTTGAAATTGTATCGGATTCTGAAGTTGATGCATTTGTACATAGTACTTTAGCTGTAAAACAAGAAAATGATTCATCTGCAGGACAGGTGTTTCCATCCCCAACTTATGTTAATAGTAACTTTAAAATCCCAGAGTTTGACATGAGTACACTGATGATAGAACCTACTATCAAAACAGAGCACAATCAGTTTCCAATTTCTAAGCCTTCACAAGATTTCACTCACTTTGTATCACAAAATCCCAAAATTGAAAGGATTTCGCCCATTCCACATGAACATTTTTCTCCAGTTTACAAACCTACATTGTCATGGGAAACATCTGCCATACAGACTGATGATGAATCAGAGGACTTCAATGATAACTTATTCTGTATCAATGAATTAAGTGAGGATGAGGATGAATCCTTTTTAGTTCCAAGTGATGCAGAAGATGAAGATGACATAAAACATGTCTTCCAGGACTTGGATTCACCAGTGGAGAATCTTGTTGAAGAAGAAAAGTATATTGTGTTTGAATCCTGTCTTAAGAAACTGATAATGATGATACCGTGTAGATCCGAAACAAAATGTATGTCACCACTCACTCAATACAGAAAGGAAACTGTTGGATCATATTTGTCAGTAGAAGCTCGTTGCAGTTCTGGTCATACAAGTTTACTGTGGGAAAGCCAGCCAAGACATGGATATGAACCCTTGGGAAATGTTCTGTTATCTGCTGCAGTGCTATTTAGTGGTTCCAGTTTTGTAAAATCCCAACATATGTTTAAATTGATCAATTTGAAATCTATAGACAAAACTACTTATTCTAGAAATCAGTCTATGTACCTGTTTCCAACCATCAATCATCACTGGAAGGAGGAACAAAAAGCAGTCATACAAAGTGTCCAGGAAAGGCCGCTTTGCTTGGCAGGAGATCAACAACTAGACAATCCTGGATTTTCTGCCAATTATTCTACATATTCCTTGATGGACGTGGCCAGCAAAAAAATTTGTTCCTTTTCAATAGAGCCATTGACTCCACAAGTGACATTGGAAGGCCTAGAAAAAATAGGATTCCAAAAGACTATGGAGGAACTCCAAACTATGAATGCTGATGTGAAGAAGATTGTTACTGGCAGGAGTGTTGCTGTACAAGAAATTCTGACAGACCGTTATCCACGTATTGTACATCAACTAGATCTATGGCACCTATTTAGATCAATTGGTGATGACATTTTAGTGGCAGCTAAACATAAAGACTGTGAAATCTTATATCAATGGGTGGAGGCCATCAGAAACCATCTTTGGTGGAGCTTGTGCACATGTTGTAAAAACCCTGATTTGTTAATCAAAAAATGGAAATCAGTTATTCATCATGTTACCAATATTCATGAATGGGATGGTGATAGTGATTGTAGAGCATGTCATCATCCACCGCTCCCAGAAGAAGTGGTGAACAATACAAACTGGTTAGAAAAAGGTTCAGCCGCCCATGAACAGCTCAAAAATATTGTAGAAAATACCAGTTTATTAAAGGACTTAAAACAACTGTCCTTCCATTGTCACACGGGAGAGTTAGAGATTTACCATAAAACATGCCTTAAATATCATCCAAAATCATTACATTTCTTCAAGGACTCTATGGTAGCACGTACACAACTTGCAGCCCTTGACCATAACAGAAACGTCCATACAGTTAAGACTTTGGTGAAAACTGCTTCAAGTGGATATGCGTTAGGTAGTATGACACAGAGATTAGAGATCTCCAAAAGTCAAAAGTCGTGGATTATGAAAGCGCTGTATAAACCAACGtgccaaaattttatttttgacaTTATGAATGATGTCATAGCACTTgtaaaagaggaaaaaacattTCAGTGA